In the Mya arenaria isolate MELC-2E11 chromosome 11, ASM2691426v1 genome, one interval contains:
- the LOC128208950 gene encoding retinol dehydrogenase 12-like has translation MVWKFEVPNTAVCIGLAGVTVLAVRRVLLFWKATCPSRSLMLGKTVVVTGANCGIGFETALELAHRKAHVILACRDLTKGQNAAKLISRKTGNQEVEAKQLDLSSFKSVRTFCADLNANLPKLDVLVNNAGVMNIPYSLTEDGLETHMSVNHFGNVLLSMQLLELLEKSASGRIVFVSSSLHKYGQVDLHNYNTEEAYKTQKPYASSKLMNLLLARELHQRVSENGKISVYSMHPGMVRTQLGRHSFMFNKYFKVLCFPLHAILYCLYVLLVKTAREGCQTVIYCALAPELEGCSDGYYGNFEKQSWSPKANDLDLAKKVYDLSLKVTGLK, from the exons atggTTTGGAAGTTTGAAGTTCCAAACACTGCTGTCTGCATAGGATTAGCTG GGGTGACAGTGCTGGCTGTGAGAAGAGTACTGTTATTCTGGAAAGCAACATGCCCAAGCAGATCTCTGATGCTAGGAAAAACTGTGGTTGTGACCGGGGCAAACTGTGGCATTGGCTTTGAAACAGCTCTTGAATTGGCACACAGAAAAGCCCATGTTATACTGGCTTGTCGGGATCTAACCAAAGGCCAGAATGCAGCCAAGCTCATCTCCAGGAAGACTGGAAACCAAGAAGTTGAGGCAAAACAGCTTGATCTATCTTCATTTAAGTCTGTCAGAACATTCTGTGCAGATTTGAACGCTAACCTGCCAAAGCTGGACGTTCTTGTTAACAACGCGGGTGTTATGAACATACCGTACAGCCTAACAGAGGATGGACTGGAGACTCATATGTCTGTGAACCACTTTGGCAATGTCCTGCTAAGCATGCAGCTTCTGGAACTCCTGGAGAAATCTGCCTCGGGCAGGATTGTGTTCGTCTCCTCGTCCTTGCACAAGTACGGCCAAGTGGACCTTCACAACTACAACACCGAGGAGGCATACAAGACACAGAAACCATATGCCTCAAGCAAACTAATGAACCTTTTGCTTGCAAGAGAATTGCATCAGAGGGTCTCCGAGAATGGCAAAATATCAGTGTACTCCATGCACCCCGGAATGGTAAGGACGCAGCTGGGTCGCCACTCTTTCATGTTCAACAAGTACTTTAAGGTCCTGTGTTTTCCCCTGCATGCCATTCTTTACTGTCTTTACGTTCTCCTGGTGAAGACTGCCAGGGAAGGCTGCCAAACAGTCATTTACTGCGCGCTGGCACCTGAGCTGGAGGGATGCTCTGACGGTTACTATGGAAACTTTGAAAAACAATCTTGGTCTCCAAAAgctaatgaccttgaccttgcaAAAAAAGTATATGATCTTAGTTTAAAAGTTACTGGACTAAAATAG
- the LOC128208210 gene encoding carboxypeptidase Q-like, whose product MANNLLIVVLLVQSSLVAGIDINRVRKQVASYKDVANRIIDLSLNGAAQNQSYNRLATFTDKFGYRLAGSQNLEDAIDYMLEALKMDQLENVHGENAVVPHWVRGDESAVMLKPRVHKLPMLGLGYSVGTGPQGIKAEVIVVKSFDELEKRATEVPGKIVVYNQDYHGYGISVRYRASGAAKAAKHGAVASLIRSVTPLSVDSPHTGMQDYQSGIKKIPTACITVEDAEMMWRMAQRGEQIEVFLNMSAQNLPNKISRNTVAEIKGSLYPEQTVLVSGHLDSWDVGQGAMDDGGGAFISWQALSLVRQLGLRPKRTLRLVLWTAEEFGGVGSQSYFNEHKAEVDTMSLVMESDIGTFTPTGIQFTGNTNATKVMSEVVQLLKQINASNLDTGGEGTDISPWMKAGVPGASLANMNQQYFYWHHTNGDTMTVQDPVAMNLCSAVWAVTAYVVADLDEVLPRDNHIHVRVALH is encoded by the exons TTGTGCTTCTGGTGCAGAGCAGCCTGGTTGCGGGGATCGACATCAACAGAGTGAGGAAACAGGTGGCCTCATACAAGG ATGTTGCCAACAGGATTATCGACCTGTCTTTGAATGGCGCAGCCCAGAACCAGTCTTACAACAGACTGGCCACATTCACAGACAAGTTTGGCTACAGACTAGCAGGCTCTCAGAATCTGGAAGATGCTATAG ACTATATGCTGGAGGCCCTGAAGATGGATCAGTTGGAAAATGTGCACGGGGAAAATGCTGTG GTTCCTCACTGGGTACGTGGGGATGAATCAGCCGTGATGTTAAAGCCCAGAGTCCATAAATTGCCCATGTTGGGGCTGGGCTACAGTGTAGGTACTGGGCCCCAGGGTATAAAGGCAGAGGTCATTGTGGTCAAGTCCTTTGATGAACTGGAAAAAAGAGCCACTGAG GTACCTGGGAAGATAGTGGTGTATAATCAGGACTACCATGGTTATGGAATATCTGTGCGTTATAGGGCATCAGGAGCAGCGAAGGCAGCCAAACATGGGGCAGTGGCGTCACTGATCCGGAGTGTTACTCCCCTGTCTGTGGATAGTCCCCATACTGGCATGCAG gattACCAATCTGGCATAAAGAAGATACCAACAGCGTGCATTACCGTAGAAGATGCAGAGATGATGTGGAGGATGGCTCAAAGAG GTGAGCAGATTGAGGTGTTTTTGAACATGTCGGCCCAGAATCTTCCAAACAAGATTTCAAGGAACACCGTGGCAGAAATCAAAGGCAGCCTGTACCCAGAACAG ACAGTGCTGGTCAGTGGTCACCTGGACAGCTGGGATGTTGGCCAGGGGGCGATGGATGATGGAGGTGGAGCCTTCATATCCTGGCAGGCCCTCTCATTGGTCAGGCAACTGGGACTTCGTCCTAAACGTACACTGAGACTCGTTTTGTGGACTGCAGAG GAATTTGGGGGTGTTGGATCGCAGTCTTATTTCAATGAGCACAAG GCTGAGGTAGACACTATGAGTTTAGTGATGGAATCTGATATAGGAACATTCACTCCCACAGGCATACAGTTTACTG GTAACACAAATGCAACAAAAGTGATGTCGGAGGTTGTACAGTTGCTTAAACAGATCAACGCCTCTAACCTAGACACAGGAGGAGAGGGGACTGATATTAGCCCCTGGATGAAGGCTGGTGTGCCTGGGGCGAGCTTAGCTAATATGAACCAGCAATACTTTTACTGGCATCACACAAATG gcgACACAATGACTGTCCAGGACCCTGTGGCCATGAATCTGTGCTCAGCGGTATGGGCCGTGACAGCCTATGTGGTAGCGGACTTGGATGAAGTGTTACCTAGAGATAATCATATACATGTTCGAGTGGCATTACATTAG